A window from Exiguobacterium marinum DSM 16307 encodes these proteins:
- a CDS encoding ABC1 kinase family protein, with amino-acid sequence MKRIALFRIWIIVTMFARFIIRLYAFSRKQQQGVATTEEYEALMLKLAREYKRNALRLEGLLIKLGQFLSIRADLLPPAVLNELSELVDRVPTSGWDKSRAILEAEWGVPYTQVVKDVGIDAVASASIGEVYGATLLENGKRVAIKIQRPNIEKIIRTDFRAMRIVTSMLKRTSLAKSTDLDSLYRQMIFVIGDELNFQTELKNALYFKAKYADNPDVYIPDYHEHLCTNRVLTMDWVDARRITDLAFLKENEIDRSALAERLFTLAAEQLLFGGQFHADPHPGNVQIRADGTIILLDFGMVGQTTAQDMATIRNILQAFISLDYDSIVDGLEDLRFLLPTANKQNIRQALEKAVTFYLETDIDTVDTRLIEKVLQDIQLLVKNEPIQLPAEFAFFGRAASTLLGILQILDPKIDLFTLGKPIVIEWLEEDGTTLQNRYVKTGINYAKKLLNVPPLLDNYLKEPTRKRLSEQAMFQRNLESKELLHRQTFNAIVMLLGLLVGLLGYIRPDEWLFWSGGVVSVLAYFNWRRLGRKVRHVARQDFRV; translated from the coding sequence ATGAAACGTATCGCTTTGTTCCGCATATGGATTATCGTCACCATGTTCGCCCGATTCATCATTCGCTTATACGCTTTTTCACGTAAACAACAACAAGGTGTAGCCACGACAGAAGAATACGAAGCACTCATGCTCAAGCTTGCTCGCGAGTATAAACGCAACGCCCTGCGGCTCGAGGGCTTGTTAATCAAGCTCGGACAATTCTTATCCATTCGGGCAGACTTGTTGCCACCAGCCGTTTTAAACGAGCTGTCTGAGCTCGTCGATCGGGTCCCGACATCCGGTTGGGACAAGTCACGCGCGATTTTAGAGGCGGAATGGGGCGTTCCGTACACACAAGTCGTCAAAGACGTCGGAATCGACGCCGTCGCCTCGGCTTCTATCGGAGAAGTATACGGTGCCACCCTACTTGAAAACGGTAAACGGGTCGCCATCAAAATCCAACGTCCCAATATCGAAAAAATCATCCGTACCGACTTCCGTGCTATGCGGATTGTCACGTCGATGTTGAAGCGGACATCCCTCGCAAAATCGACCGACTTAGATAGCTTATATCGCCAAATGATTTTTGTCATCGGGGATGAACTAAATTTTCAAACCGAATTAAAAAACGCCTTATATTTCAAAGCCAAGTATGCTGATAATCCAGACGTCTATATCCCAGATTATCACGAGCATCTCTGTACGAATCGTGTCTTGACGATGGATTGGGTCGATGCAAGACGCATCACCGATCTCGCCTTCTTAAAAGAGAACGAGATTGATCGCTCCGCCCTAGCCGAACGACTGTTCACGCTCGCGGCCGAACAATTGTTGTTCGGTGGACAGTTCCATGCCGACCCCCACCCCGGAAATGTCCAAATTCGGGCAGACGGGACAATCATCCTGCTCGACTTCGGTATGGTCGGACAGACGACGGCGCAAGACATGGCGACGATTCGAAACATCTTACAGGCGTTCATCTCCCTCGACTATGACAGCATCGTCGATGGGTTAGAAGATTTACGTTTTCTCTTGCCTACGGCGAACAAACAAAACATTCGTCAAGCGCTAGAGAAAGCCGTCACCTTTTACTTAGAGACCGATATCGACACCGTTGATACAAGGTTGATCGAGAAAGTGTTACAAGATATTCAACTGCTCGTCAAAAACGAACCGATTCAACTCCCGGCAGAATTCGCCTTCTTCGGCCGAGCCGCCTCGACCTTACTTGGTATTCTGCAAATCTTAGATCCGAAAATCGACCTGTTCACACTCGGTAAACCGATTGTCATCGAATGGCTCGAGGAAGACGGGACGACGCTACAAAATCGTTATGTGAAGACCGGGATCAACTATGCGAAGAAATTGTTGAACGTTCCCCCGCTTCTCGACAACTACTTAAAAGAACCGACGCGAAAACGCCTGTCGGAGCAAGCGATGTTCCAACGAAACTTGGAATCAAAAGAACTCTTGCACCGCCAGACGTTCAATGCCATCGTTATGTTACTCGGTTTATTAGTCGGACTGCTGGGCTATATCCGACCAGATGAGTGGCTGTTTTGGTCAGGTGGCGTCGTCTCTGTTTTGGCTTATTTCAATTGGAGGCGCCTCGGACGAAAGGTTCGTCACGTGGCACGTCAAGATTTTCGTGTATAA
- a CDS encoding trimeric intracellular cation channel family protein — translation MFMEWELLNVVGTIAFAASGAIIAMDEKYDIFGVWLLAFITAFGGGAIRNVLLGNPVSLIWQQNDLFILCFLVALLIFLLPSVVLPHWERWGVIVDAIGLVAFAFQGAQVAIKLDLPLSAAIAAAVLTGVGGGVVRDLLAGRKPLVLQSEVYAIWAILIAVITYYFKLEGGLVVYTLLIVVATLRVISYYRKWNLPARKVR, via the coding sequence ATGTTCATGGAGTGGGAATTGCTCAACGTCGTCGGAACGATTGCGTTCGCGGCGAGCGGAGCCATCATTGCGATGGATGAAAAGTACGATATTTTTGGGGTGTGGCTGCTCGCTTTCATCACGGCCTTTGGAGGCGGTGCGATTCGAAACGTCCTATTAGGAAACCCCGTCAGTTTGATTTGGCAACAGAATGATTTATTTATTTTATGTTTTCTTGTTGCGCTCCTCATCTTCCTGCTACCGAGTGTCGTATTGCCACATTGGGAGCGCTGGGGTGTCATTGTCGATGCCATCGGTCTCGTCGCATTCGCCTTTCAGGGAGCACAAGTCGCAATAAAACTCGATTTACCTCTCTCCGCTGCGATTGCGGCGGCTGTCCTCACTGGGGTTGGGGGTGGAGTCGTCCGCGATTTACTGGCCGGGCGTAAGCCGCTCGTTTTACAGTCTGAAGTGTACGCGATTTGGGCAATTCTCATTGCGGTCATTACGTATTACTTTAAACTTGAAGGTGGTCTTGTCGTCTATACGCTTTTAATTGTCGTAGCAACACTTCGAGTGATATCCTACTATCGGAAGTGGAATTTACCAGCACGAAAAGTTAGATAA
- a CDS encoding DUF423 domain-containing protein, which produces MKMLLMIGAGLMALGVALGAFGAHALKERLAPNMLANWQTGVLYHMVHALGIIGIAALLMRVSISQFNIAGWLMFAGIVFFSGSLYVMALTGITKLGAVTPIGGVLFIAAWIFVIIGAMKL; this is translated from the coding sequence ATGAAGATGTTGTTAATGATCGGTGCCGGATTGATGGCACTCGGTGTGGCGCTCGGCGCGTTCGGTGCCCATGCGCTCAAAGAGAGATTGGCGCCGAATATGTTGGCGAACTGGCAGACGGGCGTGCTCTACCACATGGTTCATGCGCTCGGCATCATCGGGATTGCGGCACTACTCATGCGCGTAAGTATCAGCCAGTTTAACATTGCCGGCTGGCTCATGTTTGCAGGAATTGTCTTTTTCTCCGGAAGCTTATATGTCATGGCACTGACTGGCATCACGAAACTAGGAGCCGTGACACCGATTGGCGGAGTCCTATTCATTGCAGCCTGGATTTTTGTCATCATTGGTGCGATGAAGCTTTAA
- a CDS encoding murein hydrolase activator EnvC family protein, which translates to MNWKRTVSTLTLGVMLISTHTVADASTSIKEKQEQQQKVQEKRDSVKENQSETSSKIEVNKEEISKVQTEVNKMDAQLQDIINDVAMKRQEIKRTEMKIEDLEADIKDYQEKMKAQEEMMKERMATMQKNGGGSINWAEFIFGSKNFSDLVTRMITAGTIQRSDQELFDDYEATQRSLKKAQADLKTERASLLEQQKALEVRQAELEKKMKQREKRIKELEEKNIKFESQIFDLQEIEATLVAQEQAIAAEIEAQRREEEEARRRAEEAARQEAARKAEEARQAEAARQAEAARKAEAEREAEAARQQAAQQKQDNKSNTPSSSSSNNTTSSTSASKPAPAPKPAPAPTPAPKPAPAPKPTPKPAPTTSTPAPSSSMFIQPASGRYSQGWGPASGAYGYTFHNGLDIAGPTGTPIRASATGTVIRAGWGGAYGNHVMIAHVINGQVWTTVYAHMNSVSVSSGQRVTQGSNIGTLGNTGNSSGPHLHFEIHKGGYSYSATSAGSTVNPRQFF; encoded by the coding sequence ATGAACTGGAAACGCACAGTCTCGACGCTAACGCTTGGTGTGATGCTGATTAGCACACATACAGTCGCGGATGCATCGACTTCGATTAAAGAAAAGCAAGAACAACAACAAAAAGTGCAAGAAAAGCGCGATAGCGTAAAGGAAAATCAGTCGGAAACGTCTTCAAAGATTGAAGTGAACAAAGAAGAGATTTCAAAAGTACAGACAGAAGTCAATAAAATGGACGCGCAATTGCAAGACATCATCAATGATGTTGCGATGAAGCGCCAAGAAATCAAACGTACCGAGATGAAAATCGAGGATCTTGAAGCCGACATTAAAGACTATCAAGAAAAAATGAAGGCGCAAGAAGAAATGATGAAAGAACGTATGGCCACGATGCAAAAGAACGGTGGCGGTTCAATCAATTGGGCTGAGTTCATCTTCGGTTCGAAAAACTTCTCTGACCTCGTCACACGTATGATTACGGCAGGAACGATTCAACGTAGTGACCAAGAGTTGTTCGATGACTATGAAGCGACACAACGGTCGTTGAAAAAAGCACAAGCTGACTTGAAAACAGAACGTGCTTCACTTCTAGAACAACAAAAAGCACTTGAGGTTCGCCAAGCTGAACTTGAGAAGAAAATGAAACAACGTGAAAAACGTATTAAAGAACTTGAAGAGAAAAACATCAAGTTCGAATCGCAAATCTTCGACCTTCAAGAGATTGAAGCGACGTTAGTGGCACAAGAACAGGCGATTGCGGCTGAAATCGAGGCACAACGTCGTGAAGAAGAGGAAGCTCGTCGTCGCGCTGAAGAAGCAGCTCGTCAAGAGGCGGCACGTAAAGCAGAAGAAGCACGCCAAGCAGAAGCTGCACGTCAAGCTGAGGCAGCTCGTAAGGCAGAGGCAGAACGAGAAGCAGAAGCGGCACGTCAACAAGCTGCACAACAAAAGCAGGACAATAAATCGAATACCCCGTCTTCGTCGTCTTCAAACAATACGACTTCGTCGACATCGGCATCAAAACCTGCACCGGCGCCGAAACCGGCTCCAGCACCAACGCCGGCACCGAAACCGGCTCCAGCACCGAAACCAACTCCAAAACCTGCACCGACGACGTCGACACCAGCTCCATCTAGCTCGATGTTCATTCAACCGGCTTCAGGACGCTACTCACAAGGATGGGGTCCAGCGAGCGGTGCGTATGGCTACACGTTCCATAACGGTTTAGATATTGCAGGTCCTACAGGGACACCGATCCGTGCATCGGCAACAGGTACGGTCATTCGTGCAGGTTGGGGTGGCGCATACGGGAACCACGTCATGATTGCACACGTCATCAACGGTCAAGTTTGGACGACAGTGTATGCGCACATGAACTCGGTATCTGTCAGCTCAGGACAGCGTGTGACACAAGGATCAAACATCGGAACGCTTGGAAACACAGGGAACTCGTCAGGTCCGCACTTGCACTTTGAGATTCATAAAGGCGGCTACTCATACTCGGCAACGAGCGCAGGTAGCACGGTCAATCCGCGTCAGTTTTTCTGA
- a CDS encoding amino acid permease yields MISLGSAIGTGLFLGSGLAIQTAGPSVLVSYAIGAFIVLLLMGALAEMTVAHPTSGSFGTIAERYVHPLAGFLVRYSYWVANVLAVGVEVSAIAIYMRYWFPDVNGFVWVALFGGLLIYVNARHVHTFGTTEYWLSFIKVTAIILFIVLGAATLFGEPGSPIESITTGNEGFFAFGFYGMWVTIFISLFSFLGTELVAVTAGEAKDPDQAVPRALRATVFRLTFFYVITLAIMLMLIPWQQAGIDQSPFVLVMEQFDVPFAAGILNFVILIAALSAMNAQLYASTRMMYSLAEAGDAPKAFKKISKNGIPMFALLVSTGGIVLAALLQVFMESSYPFLMGISMFGAIFTWFMVFVSHLFFRKKWTGRKLPVRMIGYPFLPILGAILLLSLMITTWFTDFNIMLKFGIPWLIGLTVIYYVREQMRKKQDRPSDIEQAN; encoded by the coding sequence ATGATTTCCCTCGGGAGCGCCATCGGAACCGGGCTCTTCCTCGGAAGCGGGCTTGCGATTCAAACAGCTGGCCCGAGCGTACTCGTCAGCTATGCCATCGGGGCGTTCATCGTCCTCTTACTGATGGGTGCACTCGCCGAAATGACGGTCGCCCATCCAACATCCGGATCATTCGGAACAATTGCCGAGCGCTATGTTCATCCACTCGCAGGCTTTCTCGTCCGTTACTCTTACTGGGTCGCAAATGTACTAGCTGTAGGGGTTGAGGTCAGTGCGATCGCCATCTATATGCGCTATTGGTTCCCTGATGTGAACGGGTTCGTCTGGGTCGCCCTCTTCGGTGGACTACTCATTTACGTCAATGCCCGTCACGTTCACACGTTCGGGACGACTGAATACTGGTTATCCTTCATCAAAGTAACTGCCATTATCCTATTCATCGTCCTCGGTGCCGCTACATTGTTCGGCGAACCAGGATCACCGATTGAATCGATCACGACAGGAAACGAAGGATTCTTCGCTTTCGGATTTTACGGAATGTGGGTGACGATTTTCATCTCCCTCTTCAGCTTCCTCGGAACCGAACTCGTCGCCGTCACAGCAGGAGAAGCGAAAGACCCGGACCAGGCCGTACCACGCGCTTTACGTGCTACCGTGTTCCGTCTGACGTTCTTCTATGTCATCACGCTCGCCATCATGCTTATGCTCATCCCATGGCAGCAAGCGGGGATTGACCAAAGCCCGTTCGTGCTCGTCATGGAACAGTTCGACGTCCCGTTCGCGGCCGGCATCCTTAACTTTGTGATTTTGATTGCTGCTTTGTCAGCGATGAACGCGCAACTCTATGCATCGACACGCATGATGTACTCGCTCGCCGAAGCCGGTGATGCACCGAAAGCGTTCAAAAAAATCAGCAAAAACGGCATCCCGATGTTCGCGCTACTTGTTTCCACGGGCGGAATCGTTTTGGCTGCTTTATTACAAGTGTTTATGGAATCGTCATATCCGTTCTTAATGGGCATCTCGATGTTCGGCGCCATTTTCACATGGTTCATGGTCTTCGTCTCTCATTTGTTCTTCCGTAAGAAATGGACGGGACGAAAGCTCCCTGTCCGCATGATTGGTTATCCGTTCCTTCCAATCCTCGGAGCCATCTTACTCCTCAGCCTCATGATCACGACATGGTTCACTGACTTCAATATTATGTTGAAGTTCGGCATTCCATGGTTGATTGGGTTGACGGTTATCTATTACGTGCGTGAACAAATGCGTAAAAAACAAGATCGTCCAAGCGACATCGAGCAAGCCAACTAA